One window from the genome of Cytobacillus oceanisediminis encodes:
- a CDS encoding S8 family peptidase, with protein sequence MEFKIQSDVLEVQATMPGQVIDWGVSLVQAPQMWSLTKGEGIKVAVLDTGIDINHPDLKPNLKMGMNFTSSIASDFGDRNGHGTHCAGIIAGCDNHIGVVGVAPQAELYVAKVLGDDGSGTINGIIKGIDWAISQKVDIISMSLGASMNPGTAFHDAMKRARAAGIVLVAASGNENTHVGWPAAYDEVIAVGAINQAMDRANFSNYGKELAVVAPGVDIYSTYPVNRYAKLSGTSMATPMVAGVIALIQAYSRRVGIKATPEMILQMIKERSVDLGTDGTDALFGNGLSNVYKAIKGNNPR encoded by the coding sequence ATGGAATTTAAAATTCAATCAGATGTGCTGGAAGTTCAAGCAACAATGCCGGGTCAAGTGATTGACTGGGGAGTAAGCCTTGTTCAGGCTCCGCAAATGTGGTCCCTAACAAAAGGGGAAGGCATTAAGGTTGCCGTATTAGATACTGGGATTGATATTAATCATCCAGATCTAAAGCCAAATCTTAAAATGGGCATGAATTTCACAAGTTCCATCGCAAGTGATTTTGGGGACAGAAACGGTCATGGCACGCATTGTGCTGGCATTATTGCCGGCTGTGACAATCATATTGGTGTTGTTGGGGTTGCTCCACAAGCTGAACTATATGTTGCCAAAGTGCTTGGCGATGATGGTTCAGGTACAATCAATGGCATTATCAAAGGAATTGATTGGGCAATCTCTCAGAAGGTTGATATCATTTCCATGAGCCTTGGTGCTTCTATGAATCCAGGCACAGCTTTTCATGATGCCATGAAAAGGGCTCGCGCTGCCGGAATTGTACTTGTAGCCGCAAGCGGTAATGAGAACACTCATGTCGGGTGGCCAGCTGCCTACGATGAAGTCATTGCGGTAGGTGCGATTAACCAGGCAATGGATCGTGCAAACTTCTCGAACTATGGGAAAGAACTTGCAGTTGTTGCCCCGGGAGTTGATATTTACAGCACATACCCAGTAAATCGATATGCCAAGCTGTCTGGAACGTCGATGGCCACTCCAATGGTGGCAGGTGTAATAGCGTTAATCCAGGCATACTCCCGCAGAGTGGGCATAAAAGCGACACCAGAAATGATCCTGCAGATGATTAAAGAACGTTCTGTTGACCTTGGCACAGATGGGACGGATGCTTTATTCGGAAATGGATTGTCTAATGTCTATAAAGCTATTAAAGGGAATAATCCTCGCTAA
- a CDS encoding restriction endonuclease, whose amino-acid sequence MEKVLYYYIFAFVLTLIIHVLIGEPDLTVMIGLFAFSMGIPLIFQVWREKQREERLRKAGMYEIDSMSGKDFEDFLFLLFKQSGYRVRRTPASGDYGADLILEGPQKIVVQAKRYNKSVGVRAVQEVASACTYYDAEVAWVITNNYYTAPAERLAEKSGVRLIDRNELTDFILQLKESS is encoded by the coding sequence GTGGAAAAAGTGCTGTACTATTATATATTTGCGTTTGTCCTTACCTTAATTATCCATGTGTTAATCGGGGAACCTGATTTAACGGTAATGATAGGATTATTTGCGTTTAGCATGGGGATTCCATTAATCTTTCAAGTTTGGCGGGAAAAGCAGCGGGAAGAACGATTAAGAAAAGCAGGCATGTATGAGATTGATAGCATGAGCGGAAAAGACTTCGAGGATTTTTTATTTCTTTTATTTAAGCAGTCCGGCTATAGGGTAAGAAGAACACCCGCTTCTGGGGATTACGGCGCAGACCTCATTCTCGAAGGACCGCAAAAGATCGTGGTACAGGCAAAAAGGTATAATAAGAGTGTCGGTGTCCGGGCGGTTCAGGAAGTAGCATCAGCTTGTACATATTACGATGCAGAGGTAGCTTGGGTCATTACGAATAATTACTACACTGCACCAGCAGAAAGGCTGGCAGAGAAAAGCGGCGTCCGGCTAATTGATCGTAACGAGTTAACGGATTTTATACTTCAGTTAAAAGAATCCTCATAA
- a CDS encoding DUF6094 domain-containing protein, producing the protein MSRIASQSKGGYYPTPLKELQLILPHLAVNVSEETPFINAYDPCCGEGEALHYLAEHIKSKTKAEVTTYGVELERTRCETAAAALNHVVNDGYETVRTESKYGVMWLNPPYDDVFKERTELVFLRTLTSTSKNVLQQGALLMFCVPQHVLKDCAPILGSRFKDVKVYRFTDENFPIYDQVVVFAYFKKPTYQEQRETIKKLRELSSVNPSIIPTLEQIEETFYISAHKEQIELFRAGKLNMAELAKDLENSSVLTEFTKRVCPDNDRAIMKSPVLPLKPTHVAIAVASGAIGGNLGNHIVSGVTKRVTNVQQLYDDEGKNYGEKVSQFYNSAVRVFTPNGIHELN; encoded by the coding sequence ATGTCACGCATCGCTTCACAATCAAAAGGCGGATATTACCCAACCCCGCTTAAGGAGCTTCAATTAATATTGCCGCATTTAGCCGTAAATGTCTCAGAGGAGACACCATTTATTAATGCGTATGATCCATGCTGCGGCGAAGGGGAAGCCCTTCATTATCTTGCTGAGCACATTAAGAGCAAAACAAAAGCGGAAGTAACTACATACGGTGTTGAATTGGAAAGGACCCGTTGTGAAACGGCAGCCGCAGCTTTAAACCATGTGGTGAACGATGGCTACGAAACAGTAAGAACGGAATCTAAATATGGGGTTATGTGGCTGAACCCGCCATACGACGATGTTTTTAAGGAAAGAACGGAACTTGTGTTTTTAAGGACTTTAACCAGCACATCCAAAAATGTCCTGCAGCAGGGAGCATTACTGATGTTTTGTGTTCCGCAGCATGTGCTGAAAGACTGCGCTCCGATTTTGGGAAGCCGGTTTAAGGATGTAAAAGTCTATCGCTTTACAGATGAAAACTTCCCAATCTATGACCAAGTGGTTGTTTTTGCCTACTTTAAAAAGCCCACGTATCAGGAACAAAGGGAAACCATTAAGAAATTAAGGGAGCTATCAAGCGTTAATCCCTCGATCATTCCTACGCTGGAACAAATTGAAGAAACCTTTTATATTTCCGCCCATAAGGAACAGATTGAACTATTCCGTGCAGGTAAGCTCAATATGGCTGAACTTGCCAAAGACCTCGAAAATTCCTCTGTTCTAACGGAGTTTACCAAAAGGGTTTGTCCTGATAATGACAGGGCCATTATGAAGAGTCCTGTACTGCCGCTAAAACCAACACATGTAGCCATAGCAGTAGCATCGGGAGCCATCGGGGGAAACCTTGGAAATCACATTGTTTCGGGAGTTACCAAACGGGTGACCAATGTACAGCAGCTATATGATGATGAAGGAAAAAATTATGGGGAAAAAGTATCCCAATTCTATAATTCAGCTGTTCGGGTGTTCACCCCGAATGGCATTCATGAGCTTAACTGA
- a CDS encoding helicase-related protein: protein MKSTINENKIVLQGKDRTFRAILHFALYEKARPRSPKNLVAVSYMGNPEAAIAISAGILEGRFVEINGKEFHKGKDKMGRIERKIGLGDVVHSVVYNSKSTIAGIVEPDSNEVNTESYIIAPDGNIEKALANHVMARYGLPEEWEMQYYSLFRHLTDTLEVEFNPVMANMWPHIQAIRLEASEKTIIDIMDRELRLGVLRIPHSDVHGVFDPAWSMKEYMIANSDSMAQKLSKLKPKHSPGEALDPAIASMARVPFPAQAHMIQALVNALEEDNSEFCSADMGTGKSIMSTGIAHVMSERRKRNGAKKGFHVLLSAPGITLAKWKHKEILGTLPHAKVDIIRSDKQALHMYKKFRNGYRVPPGEIHFTLIGIDKAKMGAEPQYAGIWKRIQGTKSEYGWHCPDCGRLQMKKQSGEWITLEWGDIAEGKAPEPEVLREAAMSHNLNPNGLPKDMKLKWVRSKKYTKCFYRKDGFQEVNKNKRTAECGTKMYRGAVRSRGETKKHPVMNISKVFKRMTKVIDLYIADEVHKSKASGSGRGDAFASMVKSAKKCLMLTGTLVNGKSSSIKELLWRTYPKALLDSGFDNHTGDIQWAEKFGKLEQIIRYDEEEQVGHVTVQRRKAQQPTEAPGIAPHMTAEFLLHKAGFLELGDMGLPLVELKEIPIFVDMDPVHKNEYDLFHQQMYDTCAKLSAMGVKGAWSKFIPSTIMYADRPDLGAHIEMGENLIIAEEIKGYHSKEKRLVELVKKELSEDRGIVIYNWYTGNYGMNQRTKKLLADHGIHSVILDESNVEKRAEIIHKMEEAGEKVIITNMKAVEVGLDLLYWPTIINNQLTYEVSVFRQSNRRNWRIGQEKECRCYILAYNGTQQMAQFLKLMSGRGHALMTEGRLDKSDLAQFSRDSQSSLASDLAACFADSDVADAWTALAAKDLADVEMVDEASFKEVISSRMKMLANETRRLCGLPPIGETEEFETEAPSRSVEWDKVIVGVGDQMDLFSLVDEPAPLPDFIEFITESTGYESFFIDIPLKKPEPAAALDSFFFDIKIKEKVPA, encoded by the coding sequence TTGAAGTCAACTATTAATGAGAACAAAATTGTCCTCCAAGGAAAGGACAGAACCTTCCGTGCAATCTTGCACTTCGCTTTATATGAAAAAGCCCGTCCAAGATCACCAAAAAACCTTGTGGCTGTTTCTTATATGGGAAACCCTGAAGCTGCAATAGCCATTTCTGCAGGTATCCTGGAAGGGAGATTCGTTGAAATAAATGGCAAGGAGTTTCATAAAGGGAAGGACAAGATGGGACGGATTGAGCGAAAAATTGGCCTTGGTGATGTTGTCCATTCCGTTGTGTATAATTCGAAATCAACCATCGCAGGAATTGTGGAGCCGGATTCCAATGAAGTAAATACAGAGAGTTATATTATCGCCCCGGATGGTAACATTGAAAAGGCTCTTGCCAATCATGTAATGGCTCGGTATGGCCTGCCAGAAGAGTGGGAGATGCAGTATTACAGTCTGTTCAGACATTTAACTGATACACTTGAAGTGGAGTTCAATCCAGTAATGGCCAATATGTGGCCGCATATACAAGCGATACGTCTTGAAGCATCAGAGAAAACCATCATTGATATCATGGATCGTGAATTAAGGCTGGGAGTGTTAAGGATTCCGCATTCCGATGTACATGGTGTATTTGACCCGGCATGGTCTATGAAGGAATACATGATTGCAAACAGCGATTCCATGGCACAGAAGCTGTCCAAGTTGAAGCCGAAGCATTCCCCAGGAGAAGCACTGGATCCTGCCATCGCTTCAATGGCCAGGGTTCCCTTTCCCGCTCAGGCTCACATGATTCAGGCTTTGGTTAATGCACTGGAGGAGGATAACTCTGAATTCTGTTCCGCGGACATGGGAACAGGAAAAAGCATTATGTCTACAGGCATTGCTCATGTAATGAGTGAGAGAAGGAAGAGGAATGGTGCGAAGAAAGGGTTTCATGTCCTGCTTTCCGCACCTGGAATTACCTTGGCCAAGTGGAAACATAAAGAGATTCTTGGAACACTTCCACACGCAAAAGTAGACATTATTCGTTCAGACAAGCAAGCATTGCATATGTATAAGAAGTTCAGAAACGGATACCGGGTGCCGCCTGGAGAAATTCACTTCACCCTAATCGGCATTGATAAGGCTAAAATGGGTGCAGAGCCACAATACGCAGGGATCTGGAAGAGAATTCAAGGAACAAAATCTGAATACGGCTGGCATTGTCCGGATTGTGGCAGGCTCCAAATGAAGAAACAATCTGGAGAATGGATTACCCTGGAATGGGGAGATATAGCTGAAGGCAAAGCGCCGGAACCAGAGGTGCTCCGTGAAGCGGCTATGAGTCATAATCTAAATCCAAATGGCCTTCCAAAAGACATGAAACTCAAATGGGTTCGTTCCAAAAAATACACGAAATGCTTTTACCGTAAAGATGGATTTCAGGAAGTAAATAAGAATAAACGCACAGCAGAATGCGGAACAAAAATGTACAGGGGAGCTGTTCGGAGCAGGGGAGAAACAAAGAAACATCCTGTGATGAACATCAGTAAGGTTTTTAAAAGAATGACGAAGGTTATCGACCTCTACATTGCCGATGAAGTGCATAAAAGTAAGGCATCCGGTTCTGGCCGGGGAGATGCATTTGCTTCCATGGTCAAGTCAGCGAAGAAATGTTTAATGCTGACAGGAACACTGGTAAACGGAAAGTCATCCTCGATTAAGGAATTATTATGGAGAACTTATCCGAAAGCTCTGCTTGATAGTGGATTTGACAATCATACAGGCGATATCCAGTGGGCAGAAAAGTTCGGGAAGCTGGAACAGATTATCCGCTATGATGAAGAGGAACAGGTAGGTCATGTTACCGTTCAAAGGAGAAAAGCGCAGCAGCCAACAGAAGCACCTGGCATCGCACCTCACATGACAGCAGAATTCCTCCTTCACAAGGCTGGATTCCTTGAACTAGGGGATATGGGCCTGCCGCTGGTTGAACTTAAGGAAATTCCTATTTTCGTTGATATGGATCCAGTTCATAAAAATGAATATGACCTCTTTCACCAGCAAATGTATGACACCTGCGCCAAGCTTTCGGCCATGGGCGTTAAGGGAGCATGGTCAAAATTCATTCCATCAACCATTATGTATGCAGACCGTCCTGATCTTGGCGCTCATATTGAAATGGGAGAAAATTTAATTATAGCTGAAGAGATTAAAGGGTACCATTCGAAGGAAAAAAGACTGGTTGAATTGGTTAAGAAAGAACTTTCCGAAGATCGGGGCATTGTGATTTACAACTGGTACACTGGAAATTATGGAATGAATCAAAGAACAAAGAAACTGCTTGCTGATCATGGTATCCACTCTGTCATCCTGGATGAGTCGAACGTAGAGAAGCGTGCTGAAATCATTCATAAAATGGAGGAAGCTGGAGAGAAAGTCATCATCACGAACATGAAAGCGGTGGAAGTGGGTCTTGATTTACTTTACTGGCCGACGATTATTAACAATCAGCTGACATATGAAGTGTCTGTATTCCGTCAATCCAATAGAAGAAACTGGAGGATTGGACAAGAGAAGGAATGCCGCTGTTATATTCTTGCTTATAATGGCACACAGCAAATGGCTCAATTTTTGAAGCTGATGAGCGGCCGCGGCCACGCACTAATGACAGAAGGGCGTTTGGATAAATCAGACCTGGCTCAGTTCTCACGGGATAGCCAATCTTCACTTGCTTCGGACCTTGCAGCGTGTTTTGCAGACAGTGATGTGGCAGATGCATGGACAGCTCTGGCAGCCAAGGACCTTGCCGATGTTGAGATGGTGGATGAAGCCAGCTTCAAGGAAGTCATATCTTCACGAATGAAAATGCTTGCCAATGAAACCCGCAGACTTTGTGGACTGCCTCCTATTGGTGAAACGGAAGAATTTGAGACAGAAGCACCTTCCCGTTCTGTGGAATGGGATAAGGTTATTGTTGGAGTAGGAGATCAGATGGACCTATTCAGTCTTGTTGATGAGCCGGCCCCTTTACCTGACTTCATAGAGTTTATTACAGAGAGCACAGGCTATGAATCATTCTTTATTGATATCCCTTTGAAGAAGCCTGAGCCGGCAGCTGCATTGGATTCTTTCTTCTTTGATATAAAAATAAAAGAAAAAGTTCCAGCATAG
- a CDS encoding RNA ligase family protein, with translation MFISPMLLHKADEPFDDSNYLAELKLDGIRFLYTVDLQGRVRMYTRHKTECTSRFPELQDLGLPPGTVLDGEIVVTDVQGKPDFEAMMQRFMSSKSGHKVSFVAFDILMLNGESVRHMPLTDRKDILDDLITEDTPLLSKMKFIEGNGVAMFELIKQQSLEGIVLKKKNSKYEANHRSHSWLKVINWQYDSCFVTGWRKEEFGWVLSDAAGNYMGIMELGVPKEQRRQMYKEPVIKETDKISYIKPVPVDIKYRNYTKSGLFRLPSLVKASS, from the coding sequence GTGTTTATTTCTCCAATGCTTTTGCATAAAGCGGATGAACCTTTCGATGATTCCAATTATTTAGCGGAACTGAAATTGGATGGAATCCGCTTTTTATATACAGTAGACTTACAAGGAAGAGTGAGAATGTATACAAGGCACAAAACAGAGTGCACATCTCGCTTTCCCGAGCTTCAAGACTTAGGACTGCCTCCCGGGACCGTTCTTGACGGGGAGATCGTGGTAACAGATGTACAGGGTAAACCTGACTTTGAAGCCATGATGCAGAGATTTATGAGCAGCAAGAGCGGGCACAAGGTTTCCTTTGTTGCTTTCGATATCCTTATGCTGAATGGTGAATCTGTCAGGCACATGCCTTTGACTGATCGGAAAGATATTCTCGATGATTTGATCACGGAAGATACTCCCCTATTGTCGAAGATGAAATTTATAGAGGGAAATGGGGTTGCCATGTTTGAACTAATCAAACAGCAGAGCCTTGAAGGTATTGTGCTTAAGAAGAAAAACTCGAAGTATGAAGCCAACCACAGGTCTCATTCATGGCTGAAGGTGATTAACTGGCAGTACGACTCCTGCTTCGTAACTGGATGGAGAAAAGAGGAGTTCGGATGGGTTCTATCCGATGCTGCTGGTAACTACATGGGCATCATGGAACTGGGGGTTCCCAAAGAGCAGCGCAGACAAATGTACAAAGAACCGGTTATAAAAGAGACGGACAAAATCTCTTACATTAAACCGGTTCCGGTGGACATCAAATATAGAAACTATACAAAGAGCGGGCTATTCCGGTTGCCGTCCCTTGTCAAAGCTTCTTCATAA